A genomic region of Planctomycetia bacterium contains the following coding sequences:
- a CDS encoding response regulator, translating to MSQPTATVFVVDDDSAVLKSLTRLLSSAGLTVVTFSSPREFLDRHDPMSPGCLLLDVAMPGLNGLELQEALKAGGHNRSIVFLSGRSDVPMSVQAMKSGAVDFLTKPVNDDDLLKAIRTALAKDQHDRQNRDEVAEIDRRLATLTPREREVLEHVISGQLNKQTAAELGTAEKTIKVHRARVMEKLNVQSVAELVRLTEKARIRAR from the coding sequence ATGAGCCAGCCGACAGCGACTGTTTTCGTCGTAGACGATGACTCCGCCGTGTTGAAGAGCCTGACGCGTTTGTTGAGCTCGGCGGGCCTCACGGTGGTCACGTTTTCCTCCCCACGCGAGTTCCTGGATCGGCACGATCCGATGTCACCGGGTTGCCTGTTGCTGGACGTGGCGATGCCCGGCCTGAACGGCCTCGAACTTCAGGAAGCGCTGAAGGCCGGCGGCCATAATCGGTCCATCGTGTTTCTTTCCGGTCGCAGCGACGTCCCCATGAGCGTGCAGGCGATGAAAAGCGGCGCCGTCGATTTTCTTACCAAGCCGGTGAACGACGACGACCTGCTCAAAGCCATTCGCACCGCGCTCGCGAAGGATCAACATGATCGGCAGAATCGCGACGAGGTCGCCGAGATCGATCGACGGCTGGCGACGCTAACGCCGCGGGAGCGCGAAGTGTTGGAGCACGTCATCTCCGGCCAGCTCAACAAGCAAACTGCCGCTGAACTGGGCACCGCCGAGAAAACGATCAAAGTCCACCGTGCGCGCGTTATGGAAAAACTGAACGTGCAATCCGTCGCGGAACTCGTGCGACTCACTGAAAAGGCACGTATTCGGGCTAGGTGA
- a CDS encoding glycyl radical protein, translating to MATATLSAQEEAIQSGKTTLHGTVTERILRLYEAVRGYGPPRITVDRAVLFTESFKETENQPLVLRWAKALAHFADKVPVTIFPDELIVGRPNTWLGRWGIVYPELDGDIMPSGVEMFRKNKGQPGEVVVSEEDEKVISEVLTSYWTGKDYATGYVKSLPPDTRFMEYGPDPKNTILMTVVVFASSPMRHSQNWTPDWSKILTRGVRGIREEAEAKLAALSEPRDFVHKKPFLEAVIITCDAMTTWSRRYAELATELAAKETNPQRKKELEEIAEICRWVPENPARTFREALQAQWWGQIFNRIEQTSSALGQGRMDQYLLPFYRKDLAEGRITKESAMELFHCLWIAMSQVVELKLNPVVAAGTEGFAQFSNVCVGGQTVDGRDATNELSFLILESLRGLHLTSPDPCVRIHANTPDAFLHHVVECIKDGKGYPKLLNDEMVIPFYLANGATMKEALDWNISGCCENRLPNRETNVTASGGINYGSIVELTFRNGKLKVFKDLQFGVETGDPRTWTSFDDVWKAFCAQAKHLARHALIQQHIAYQIKPEYFAAPATSMLHDLAMTECRDLHTHGEYFPGSIDHGTFEAIGKGTAIDSLAAVKHLIFDTKRLTWDQLLTAIEVDWKGHEAIRQMCLNAPKYGNGIEWVDAIAFDIESFVLDFLHQHPKPHDQAFLLRQIPITFHVPMGKVTWATPNGRMASEYLSEGISASHGMDVKGPTVSLASMARGRNLSYREKAGDLINMKFSPPTVAGEPGTRRLMQIIRTWCQLKHWHIQFNILNRETLLAAQKEPEKFRNLIVRIAGYSAYFVDLSPTQQAEIIARTEEQMG from the coding sequence ATGGCGACAGCAACTTTGTCCGCACAGGAAGAGGCCATCCAGTCAGGGAAGACGACGCTGCATGGCACCGTGACCGAGCGGATTCTCAGGTTGTATGAGGCCGTTCGTGGTTACGGCCCGCCTCGTATTACCGTGGATCGCGCCGTTCTGTTCACGGAATCGTTCAAGGAGACCGAGAACCAGCCGCTCGTCCTGCGCTGGGCCAAGGCGCTTGCGCATTTCGCCGACAAAGTACCCGTGACGATTTTCCCCGACGAGCTGATCGTCGGTCGACCCAATACTTGGCTCGGTCGCTGGGGGATTGTCTATCCGGAACTTGACGGCGACATCATGCCCTCCGGGGTCGAGATGTTCCGCAAGAACAAGGGCCAGCCGGGCGAGGTCGTGGTTTCGGAAGAGGATGAGAAGGTCATCAGCGAGGTACTCACGTCCTACTGGACGGGCAAGGACTATGCGACCGGTTATGTAAAGTCGCTCCCGCCGGACACGCGGTTCATGGAGTACGGGCCGGACCCCAAGAATACGATCTTGATGACGGTCGTCGTTTTTGCGTCCTCTCCCATGAGGCACTCGCAGAACTGGACGCCGGATTGGAGCAAGATCCTGACTCGTGGCGTCAGAGGAATCCGTGAGGAGGCCGAGGCGAAGCTGGCCGCGCTTTCGGAACCCCGCGACTTCGTCCACAAGAAGCCGTTCCTCGAAGCCGTCATCATCACCTGCGACGCCATGACGACCTGGTCCAGGCGTTACGCGGAGCTCGCAACCGAGTTGGCCGCAAAGGAGACGAATCCTCAGCGCAAGAAGGAGCTGGAGGAGATCGCTGAGATCTGCCGGTGGGTTCCGGAGAATCCGGCGCGCACGTTTCGTGAGGCGCTCCAGGCGCAGTGGTGGGGCCAGATCTTCAACCGCATCGAGCAGACGTCGAGCGCCCTGGGCCAGGGCCGAATGGATCAGTATCTATTGCCGTTTTATCGAAAGGATCTGGCCGAAGGCCGGATCACAAAAGAATCGGCCATGGAACTATTCCATTGCCTTTGGATAGCCATGTCGCAGGTCGTGGAACTGAAGCTCAACCCGGTGGTTGCTGCAGGCACGGAAGGGTTCGCTCAATTCTCGAATGTCTGCGTCGGCGGGCAGACGGTCGACGGCCGGGACGCTACCAACGAGCTTTCATTCCTCATCCTTGAATCGCTTCGCGGACTGCACCTGACCAGCCCGGATCCGTGCGTTCGGATCCACGCCAACACGCCCGACGCCTTTTTGCACCATGTCGTGGAGTGCATCAAGGACGGCAAGGGGTATCCGAAGCTGCTCAACGATGAGATGGTCATCCCCTTCTACCTCGCCAATGGCGCCACCATGAAGGAGGCGCTGGACTGGAACATCTCGGGGTGCTGCGAGAATCGACTCCCCAATCGGGAAACGAACGTCACGGCCTCCGGCGGCATTAACTACGGTTCCATCGTCGAGTTGACATTTCGCAACGGCAAACTCAAGGTCTTCAAGGACCTCCAATTCGGCGTTGAGACCGGTGATCCGCGGACATGGACGAGCTTCGACGATGTCTGGAAGGCATTCTGCGCACAGGCCAAGCATCTGGCCCGGCATGCACTGATCCAGCAACACATCGCCTATCAGATCAAGCCGGAGTACTTCGCCGCGCCGGCAACGTCCATGCTTCACGACTTGGCGATGACCGAGTGTCGCGACCTGCACACGCACGGCGAGTACTTCCCGGGCTCCATCGACCACGGCACCTTTGAGGCGATCGGCAAAGGCACTGCGATCGACAGCCTAGCGGCAGTCAAGCACCTCATCTTCGACACCAAGAGGCTAACCTGGGACCAACTCTTGACGGCGATTGAGGTCGACTGGAAGGGCCACGAAGCCATTCGACAGATGTGCCTCAACGCACCCAAATATGGCAACGGGATTGAATGGGTGGACGCCATTGCCTTTGACATCGAGAGTTTCGTGTTGGACTTCCTGCATCAGCATCCTAAGCCCCACGATCAAGCCTTTCTGCTGCGTCAGATCCCGATCACGTTCCATGTTCCGATGGGAAAAGTTACGTGGGCCACACCTAACGGAAGAATGGCCAGCGAGTATCTTTCCGAAGGAATCTCCGCTTCGCACGGCATGGATGTGAAGGGGCCGACGGTGTCGCTCGCTTCCATGGCTCGGGGCCGAAATCTAAGCTATCGGGAAAAGGCGGGCGACCTGATCAATATGAAGTTCAGCCCGCCCACCGTGGCCGGAGAGCCGGGCACGCGACGCCTGATGCAGATCATTCGCACTTGGTGCCAGCTGAAACACTGGCACATTCAGTTCAACATTCTCAACCGAGAAACGCTGTTGGCGGCGCAAAAGGAGCCGGAAAAGTTTCGGAACCTGATCGTGCGCATTGCGGGTTACTCGGCGTACTTCGTGGACCTGTCGCCGACGCAGCAGGCGGAGATCATCGCGCGAACTGAAGAACAAATGGGATAG
- a CDS encoding SDR family oxidoreductase, protein MELKGKTAIITGSARGIGEGIAMVLAREGANVVINSRKLEECADVVKKITAAGGRAIGIGADVSKKDEVAAMAAETVKQFGAIDILVNNAGIESHPVLTMELEEESWDRVLNVNLKGSFLCCQAVIPQMMKQNKGRIINIGSTASIRIAFFGSVEYTASKYGQAGLAQHLAWELADSNITVNTVCPGSVQTPLMEAGTTPEYRAMTVKRLIPLGRFTKIEEIGETVSFLASDRAAMITGQMLAVDGGALTGFGEDLRGTVRQRMADFKSSGK, encoded by the coding sequence ATGGAACTTAAAGGCAAAACCGCCATCATCACCGGGTCGGCCCGTGGCATCGGCGAAGGCATCGCGATGGTGCTCGCGCGCGAAGGGGCGAATGTCGTCATCAATTCCCGCAAGTTAGAAGAGTGCGCGGATGTGGTGAAGAAGATCACGGCCGCAGGTGGTCGGGCGATCGGGATCGGTGCTGACGTCAGCAAGAAAGACGAAGTCGCCGCAATGGCGGCCGAGACCGTCAAGCAGTTCGGGGCCATCGACATCTTGGTGAACAACGCCGGGATCGAAAGCCATCCTGTACTGACGATGGAGCTTGAAGAGGAGTCTTGGGACCGCGTCTTGAACGTGAACCTCAAGGGCTCTTTTCTTTGTTGTCAGGCGGTGATCCCCCAGATGATGAAGCAGAACAAGGGTCGGATCATCAACATCGGCTCGACGGCATCCATCCGCATCGCGTTCTTCGGGAGCGTGGAATACACCGCATCCAAATACGGCCAAGCAGGCCTCGCGCAGCATTTGGCGTGGGAACTTGCGGATTCCAATATCACTGTCAACACGGTCTGTCCGGGTAGTGTGCAAACGCCGTTGATGGAAGCGGGCACGACGCCTGAGTACCGGGCAATGACGGTCAAGAGACTGATTCCGCTGGGGCGCTTTACCAAGATCGAAGAGATCGGCGAGACCGTGAGCTTTCTCGCGAGCGATCGCGCGGCCATGATCACCGGCCAGATGCTCGCCGTAGACGGCGGGGCTCTTACCGGTTTCGGAGAGGATCTACGGGGCACCGTCCGCCAGCGAATGGCGGACTTCAAGAGCAGCGGTAAGTAG